ACAGGGCCCGAAAAACAACAAGCTACACTTGAATTTATGAAGTAACAACTGATAGTATGCCATGTTAAATATCACACTTTGTAGATAGCAAAGCAAACCTGCTTTTCCTGGTTCTCACTGCAGGCGTTGGTTTGCTGTCTATTGGATTAGTGTATGAGAAGCAACTAATCATACTGTTAAAGTTACAAAGCTGTGACTGTTATAAAAGCTGAGAGCGTGATGTTTTGggttaaagttattttaatgctTAAATAATGAATATTGACACCTTTGAGTTCACAACCATACTGCCAGCCGTTCCGGAAATGTGTCAATATTCAGTGATGATGAGTGTGTGAACCGTTCGATGTTTTGAGCGCATTAGATTATACAATGTGTCATTCAAGGTTGACGCATAAAATCATGTTGTTATTTTAGGGGAATCCTCACAAAACATTCATAATGATCCTCTGACATCAGTTCGTGGGATAGTTCCCATTTACCATGCATTGCCGTGAGTAAACTCTATGTAGTTATCATGATTCAACATAAAttacaacatacattttttaattgttgtattTCTTCAGAAATATAGAACATACATTAAAAACCGAAATATTGTAAAagttcacatttttattgtatttttttattattatatgatcaaatcattctaatgtgctgatttggtgctcaagaaacatttcatgttattgtcaatgttgaaagtagttgtgctgcttaatatttctgtgggaatgtgatactttttttcaggattgtttgaggaatagaaaattaaaacaaacagcatttatttgaaatatatatcttttgtaaagttatagatgtcatttttgattaatttaatgcatgcttgctgaataaaactattcatttatataaaacactattgtgTTTTGCTGACAACAATTGTAGTCCTTGTATAGCTTCTTCCTAGCAACTTATATTTAATTAGGGTGTTCAGAATTCACATGAATCATTTATGTTGgagaacaaaacacaaaagtctaatgcatatcttattttactcATACATCACAAACTTCAATTATAAACGCTCATAGGAGATTCCTGAGAGAAGCCACGAGTCGGAAAAGCTAATTATTTGTTTCTATTTGGATGGGTCAGTGGCCTGTAATTACTACTCATTCAAGCCATTAATCAGCTCATACCTGGAGAAGGAAATCAAATAGTACGCAAGGGCCGATGGTGTTCATTAAACCCATGTAGTAGCTGACAAGGGCCTGGCGGCAACCTCGGTTGTACAGGTTCAGCTCTTCACTCTGGTACTCATAGTTGTAATGGGCAGAGTTGTCCAGGAGACTGTACTGGATGCAGGGCCGGGGCGAGGCAGGGTTACAGCAGCTGAATGGGACCCCATCCAGCAGATATCGTCCATCTACGTTACTCCTCACACGACTGATGGCAAAATGGAATAGACAGAAACATAagactatattttttttttctagttttgttACACTATTGATTTTGCAGCTCCTTTTATTGACTTTCTGATCAATGCATCAGGTTCATTTGGTGATGAAATCCTGTTTCAGGACAAAACATTCTAAATTCAGATGCACCTTGGAAGCTAAAAGAAATACCCTTTTGCAGGGTATTGCCTAACTATTGATAACTATTGATAACTTTTGATAACTCTGACTCACTCTTCACTCTTCACATTCATGTGAGTTTATCTATGATTTTTGGACTCACTCTTTCACTTCTTTGGATGTGAAGTCCAGGTAGCGGCTGCTGATCCACTGCACCTCAAACCAGTCCCTGTAGTTAGTATTACCACAGCACTGGAACTCAATCTGTAGACGATCAATAGTCTCCTTCTGGAAACAACGGCCCGGTGTGTCTGTATCCTGTAGAGATATGAGACATCAGATAACTACTTTAAAATTCATCAAGAGAAATATGACTTGAAACCCTGCAATTCAGTTACCAATTCAATACCAAATTCTTTCTATTCTTTCGATTTTAGACTTTAGTAAATGATGTTGCCTTGCCtttggaaatattttatttttgaatgaagtaTTGTCTAGTATACAAAAGGTCTCTGAAATATCAGATTGATtcgtttaaataaatatttataggaCTCTGCAAtgctagatttattttatttatatatttcaataaataactAAAGtactccaaaataaataaatatctaacatttaaaaatctagcataaatcaaatagtattaaaaaaatcACTTGTGATTTCCACAAGAAACTTAAGAAAacgtattgttattttatttcacacatgGAGGGAATCTGTTAAATATGTCCTccatgtgtaaaataaaattacaaacaagAAATTTCTGAAATTTAAATGTGAATCACACGTACATTTTTGATATAATTAAAAAGATTTATGCACGAAAACAAGATATTATGTGAGACCAGAGAGCACTatgtaaataacacacacacaaacacacatataatatatatgtacactaTCTGTGTACTGTatctgtatactgtatgtgtaaggGCTTTGCCTAAATTACTAAATCATATCAAACCATATCACCTTATTGCTGTTAAATAACTTTTAGACCCCACTTTATTCCTTTTGTCTTTCTCTCACCAACCTTGTAGAAGCGGATGCCGTTCTTCAGCCCGATCTTCAGAGACTCCTCGAGGCTGGGCTGCAGGGCGAAGCTCAGAATCATGGCCACCAGCAGCAGAGAGGTGAGGAAGACAGAGAAGCAGAAGAACGGAGGAAGAAACATCTTCCAGCGCGGGAAACGCGTGGGGTCTAGTGAGTCCTGGCAGACTTTACCAGCACAGATGTTGATGCCCACTGACGCTAACCCCACAGCCATCAGCAGATTTGGTACAATGTGGATGTCCATACTGTGCATCACCTGTACAGAGTGAGAAGGGTTGAATATTTGTTATttctcctttttgtttttttgtttttgctgttatGCGCTGACATTTAATCAGGCccagatcagtgtttactttctttACTAAAGGCTGACACTTCATctgaaaacttatttttttaattgatcagtATCAGAAAAAGGGTTTACCTACTATTTCATTAATGCATGTGAcaatacttttatccaaagcaacttacactgAATTAATGgtacttatttacatttttacatttcttgttGTTGCTAGCACCATACTTTACTGTTTCAGCTACAGGAAACCATTAAGCAACTTCAATTCTTCCTACATCTGCATATAACCTACATACATCATCAAAATCTTTAGGTTACATATTGTTATGTTAAAAACTGTAAACATTGTAATTATACCACACCTGTTAAACAGAAGCattgtatgagtttttttttttatccttaatTTCTTTCCAGAATACTCTTTTCACTCATTATCAGGTTTCATTGTAATGTTTATTGTCTTCATTATAGATACAGGCTCAGGTATTGTTGCACGCTACAGGACATTATCTGAGTGCCAATCCTCAGATTATGTGAGATTATTCCTCTCAACAAGACAAAGCTAAGGCCTGTTACACTGCTGTTGACAGCATTAAGGGTTGTAGTATTGTAAATAtgattgtaatttattaattgggtcaaataaataatatatgcaaACCATTAAGTAAATATAGTAAGTTAATgagtgtggccaagtatggtgttcCATACTCAGAAATGGtgccctgcatttaacccatccaagtgcacacacacacacaccgtgaacgcacATCCTTCAGTGCGTTGCTCAAGGGTCTCAGCTCAGTCgttgtattgaaggtggagagagcgctggtTATTCCCTCCCCCTACCTACAATCCATGCTccacctgagactcaaacccacatccttcgggttacaagtccagctctctatccattaggccacaactgccccaCTGAAGTGCATTTCTTATTATCCTCTCACACACTTTATAGATCCAAATGGACTATAATGGTTtccatttatgtttttggaaaacaAGCATGTATCTAGGGATGCATTTGTACATCACATTCTTCAATTTCAcgttatattactgtttttttaatgagaaaagtTTGATTACCTCTGATCTGCGATGTAGCTCAGTTTTGAGGAAGACTCCCATAGCAAAGGTGATGGCTCCAGAGAACATGGCCACCCATGAAAGCAGCCATAGACCCTGGGCCAGACGCACCCTCTTTTGGAACgggaactttatttttaacaacaccATGCTGCATAGGAAGAAGTGTAggacagaggagagagaggagctTAGATTGCAGAAGAGGAATTTAATAGAGGTCATGTTATATCAGTATCCAGCacgcaaaaaaaaattatctggtaAATTCCCATCAGGTTCTGTTACTTCTAATAATAAGGAACAATCTGGTGTCCCTTTGGAAATCATCGACACAATACTTTCAgtaaatgatacaaaaaaaattgttttgatgttgaattaaaattacattttaggttGTCCCCAAGATCATCTGGTTTTAgcagaagaaaaaataattatttacctTCGAGAATATTTGAGTGCCCTTTCTTTCAGACCCTGAGCCTTCAATGTGCCTCCTACAGTTTGGCAGCCATTTTGATTAGGTCTGAAAAATATGATATAGAGTATTATATCTTGAGTGTCATAATCTCCTGTCATGTCTGATCCTATTAGACCACTTCCACCAATGAGAATCCAGGCCAGCGTCCTCTAATCAAACCTGCCCTTGGTCAACAAGTCCAGAAGAATGCCCGAGCGAGGGGTTTGACGCAAAGTGTGCCATTTAATGGACTGAGAAACTGTGAAACTGAAAAGAATGGAGAAGAAAACAGGTATGACAGACTGTGATGCATTCCTGTGAGCCTCAGTCTATACAGCAGGGTCAGAAATAAATGAGGACACAGCTGAGGGCAAAAACACACAGAGATAAAAATGCCCATGTCAAAAAAACAGCCAAAttctaacattttatttcaacattttaggatatgatatgatataaaatatataattcatattccATTGCAGGCCAATCTAGGGATGGGTTAGAGTCTTTGCAGACATCACAGTGCTGTGTCACTGCCAGCTGGCTGTGTTTGCGGCTTAAATGTGAGTCTTAATGTGTGTCTAATAGGAACTGTGTGTGCTTTTTTAATGCTGACTGTGCAGAATATAAATGCTGTATATTATATAATCAGGAATGGGTCATGTGAAATATAGCAAAACAGGATTTATTGTCTTATGATGAGTGTGTAATGctggtttaattttaatttgaaaacagtTTATGTAATAGATTGATAACTGGATGTCACactcaagattcaagatttgtatTTGTCACATACATGATTGTATaaagcatatataaccagcagtgaattGTGATTGTTTTATATGGACATAAAGACACCCTTAAAGGCACTAAGACAGATATAAACCACTCCGAAATGTAGAGCAAGTTAGCACACAAGactttattaatacatttcaaataaaaaatacaaggatattctataataaatgtacatggttatgtggctttttttttctaGCAGAAACTATAACTAATATTTGATCTgattttacaaaaacaacaattcaAACTTTCCTAAATGTCACAGTATACAATAAATACACTCtccagtttaattttaattttagaaaggCAAACTTTACAATTTGtaaattagttaattagttaaattagttataaattaatatgaatatctagctatattactttatttctaaccaatctttaaatatttcacattgtcCAGGGCAAAAaggtaaaacaaacaataatattaaGGATAACTTTTGAGAAATTGTACTTGTTAAGCTAGAAATTAAGTGTATTTCACAAATACCAGACCCATCAGAGCCACAGTTATTTGCATCCTTGCTAAAATATTGGTAATGGGAGATgctagagattttttttttacaaatacagtTTACACACGGACGTCAAATTAAATGTCTGCTGCATCTTTCCCTTCAGCATCATTCACTGGAGGAGGAATCTGGTTCAAAAACTCATTCAGCATCCTTTGAGCTGTAAGATAGTTGACATCAGTGACAGTTCCCTCTCCACCTGTCTGTCTGCTGGGCCTCATCTCATCTAGATTAAATGGGTTTCTGGGAATTAAGTGGATCTCTGTGTTCATGGCTAATTGGTGCACTTCATGACTTGGTGCCCTTGTAACTGCCATCATTTTGTGGATAGGCACATCATTAGTAAAAGAAAAAGGAAGTTGTGAGTCACTTCCTTCAGTCACAAGTTGCCCTGGCTCTGCCCATGGATCGTGATCATGTTTCCACGGCAGAAAGACTGTGACAGGCTGTTTTCTGGCACCTGAGCATGTGTGTCCTGTCTGTGGCCATTCAAAAACATCCCCTTTTCCATCAAATGGTTGGTTGTTTCTGAGCTCCTTCACCCTCTCTGATTGGTCACCATCAGTTTGGCCTGGAGATGTTCGAGGACATAAGAAGTGCTCCGGTGCTTCATGAGAGTCTAAATGATTTTTCAACAACTCTCTAATCATTGAGGGAACCTAAAGAGAGAAAGATGTTAACCTTTAACCTTTTGGATGtgattttttatgttaaaatacttgattGTGCAGACACAAGTAAATAAACCATGCCGTCTATAGTGTGAGCAATGATGCCTTTTATGTatttgaacaaatatatatatttccccctCTTTGTTCAGGGCAGAAACTGTCACAACGATGCTGATTAGTTGGCGATCAGCTATGCTGTGATGTCAAAAAGAGGTGAGCCTTCTAAAATCAAGCCGTATTGGTAAAACATCTactatacaacaataaaatatcaCAGgttaataatatgtataatatcaTAAGTGTACTATATAAGCAGTTTTATGGGGAATAGACTagtttgtgcaagaaactgaagaCATCTGTTTGTTGTATCTGTCTGTGAGTTGTGCTTACATTGATGTTTTCCAGAGAGCTGATGGTCTTCTG
This DNA window, taken from Carassius auratus strain Wakin chromosome 14, ASM336829v1, whole genome shotgun sequence, encodes the following:
- the rom1b gene encoding rod outer segment membrane protein 1b, yielding MVLLKIKFPFQKRVRLAQGLWLLSWVAMFSGAITFAMGVFLKTELHRRSEVMHSMDIHIVPNLLMAVGLASVGINICAGKVCQDSLDPTRFPRWKMFLPPFFCFSVFLTSLLLVAMILSFALQPSLEESLKIGLKNGIRFYKDTDTPGRCFQKETIDRLQIEFQCCGNTNYRDWFEVQWISSRYLDFTSKEVKDRVRSNVDGRYLLDGVPFSCCNPASPRPCIQYSLLDNSAHYNYEYQSEELNLYNRGCRQALVSYYMGLMNTIGPCVLFDFLLQMTILVSLRYLQTAMEGVIGQENVEIETEGYILEKGVKETLLETKEKMKKLLQFARVGDASAVTPDTEPEADKPATA